A window of Nicotiana tabacum cultivar K326 chromosome 24, ASM71507v2, whole genome shotgun sequence contains these coding sequences:
- the LOC107761728 gene encoding cell division control protein 48 homolog B yields the protein MESSSGSISYGGEWRAEEAIAGNAEALRILRELITYPLLYSAECRKLGLKWPRGLLLYGPPGTGKTSLVRAVVQECGAHLIVISPHSVHRAHAGESEKILREAFSEASSHAKLGKPSVIFLDEIDALCPRRDSRREQEIRVASQLFMLMDSIKSSSTSVSHVVVVASTNRPDSIDPALRRAGRFDAEIEVTTPTEEERLHILKLYTKKLQLDASVDLRAIAASCNGYVGADLEALCREAAMSAVRKCSDSNLDEGSYSISMEDWKHARSVVGPSITRGVTVEIPNVSWEDIGGLKDIKKRLQQAVEWPLKHSETFERLGVSPFRGILLHGPPGCSKTTLAKAAAHAAQASFFSLSGAELYSMYVGEGEALLRNTFRRARLAAPSIIFFDEADVVATKRGGSSSGSSTVGERLLSTLLTEMDGLEQAKGILVLAATNRPHAIDAALMRPGRFDLVLYVPPPDLEARFEILCLHTRDMKLSDDVNLRQIAEDTELFTGAELEGLCREAGIVALRENILATVVCDRHFQIVKKSLKPALTAEEVASYSSFMKNPSRRSADSFETSSKTSDKQTKNLLVLASPVTIGVICVVLYIGVRYFLMPTETLSRELRST from the exons ATGGAAAGTAGCAGCGGGAGCATCAGCTACGGCGGTGAGTGGAGAGCAGAGGAAGCTATTGCCGGCAACGCTGAAGCCCTTCGAATTCTCAGAGAACTCATCACTTATCCTCTCCTTTACTCAGCTGAATGTCGAAAACTTGGCCTAAAG TGGCCACGTGGATTGTTGCTATATGGACCCCCAGGAACTGGCAAG ACAAGCTTAGTTCGTGCAGTTGTTCAAGAATGTGGCGCCCATTTGATCGTAATAAG TCCTCATTCAGTTCACAGGGCTCATGCTGGTGAAAGCGAGAAGATTTTGCGGGAGGCATTTTCAGAAGCATCATCTCATGCAAAATTAGGCAAGCCATCAGTCATCTTTTTAGATGAAATAGATGCTCTTTGTCCTCGCCGGGATTCTAG AAGGGAGCAAGAAATTCGTGTAGCCTCGCAGCTCTTTATGTTGATGGATTCAATTAAATCATCATCAACATCTGTATCACATGTTGTGGTGGTAGCATCAACCAATAG GCCAGATTCTATTGATCCAGCTTTAAGAAGGGCGGGACGTTTTGATGCCGAAATTGAAGTAACAACACCTACTGAGGAAGAGCGGTTGCATATTCTCAAG CTTTATACAAAGAAGCTTCAATTGGATGCGAGTGTCGACCTTCGAGCCATTGCCGCATCTTGTAATGGTTATGTTGGGGCAGATCTAGAGGCTTTGTGTCGTGAAGCTGCAATGTCTGCAGTAAGAAAGTGCTCTGATTCAAATCTAGACGAAGGCTCTTACAGCATTAGTATGGAAGACTGGAAGCATGCAAGATCAGTGGTTGGTCCTAGTATAACTAGGGGTGTTACTGTTGAAATCCCCAATGTTTCTTGGGAAGATATTGGAGGGTTGAAAGACATAAAG AAAAGGCTTCAGCAAGCTGTTGAATGGCCTTTAAAACACTCTGAAACATTTGAACGGCTGGGAGTATCACCTTTCCGTGGAATCCTTCTTCATGGACCACCAGGTTGCTCGAAAACGACCCTTGCTAAAGCTGCTGCTCATGCTGCCCAAGCTTCATTCTTTTCCTTGAG TGGTGCAGAGCTGTACTCTATGTATGTTGGTGAGGGTGAAGCTTTACTGCGCAATACTTTCCGAAGAGCTCGCCTTGCAGCACCAAGTATCATTTTCTTTGATGAGGCTGATGTCGTCGCAACCAAACG AGGAGGAAGTTCAAGTGGAAGCAGTACAGTTGGAGAGAGACTTCTATCCACCCTCCTAACCGAAATGGATGGTTTAGAGCAGGCTAAA GGAATTCTTGTTTTGGCTGCCACAAATCGCCCCCACGCAATTGATGCTGCACTGATGCGACCCGGAAGATTTGATCTT GTTCTTTATGTCCCCCCTCCTGACCTGGAAGCTCGATTTGAGATTCTGTGTCTTCATACGCGAGATATGAAATTGAGCGATGATGTTAATCTCAGACAAATTGCAGAAGACACAGAGCTCTTTACTGGAGCTGAGCTGGAGGGACTATGCAGAGAAGCTGGAATAGTTGCTTTGAGAGAAAACATATTAGCAACAGTAGTATGTGATCGTCACTTCCAAATAGTCAAGAAGTCGCTAAAGCCAGCACTTACCGCAGAAGAGGTTGCTTCCTATTCTTCCTTTATGAAGAATCCATCTAGGAGGTCCGCAGATTCATTTGAAACCAGCTCCAAAACGAGTGACAAGCAAACCAAGAATCTGTTAGTTTTGGCCAGTCCTGTTACAATTGGTGTCATTTGTGTAGTATTGTACATTGGTGTGAGATACTTTCTGATGCCTACTGAAACATTGTCGAGGGAACTAAGGAGTACATAG